The DNA sequence AAGGCACGTAATTGGTGTTCCATCCTTTAACATTTAACCTTACAGTGTAGTGGTCGTTAGTAGCAGAAAACCAGCACAGTTCGACCAAGATCATGGTCGGTAACTTCTAAAACAGCGACTAGGGCTCCAGCGCATCCTTCTTAATCAAGGCAAGCAACTTTAGACATCACAACAACAGGCATATTTGCACAACACCACCGAGACCTAAATCCTTAGATCGAAAACTTATCGGAACTCCTGCTGATATCACTTCATTAATTTAGGAATTAGCTAGTCTTCAAATGTCGTAAAAGTAGTATAGGGGGAAACTGCATGAAACTACGTGTATGCTGTTGACTCTTTCTTACGCTAAATTTATAGGCAGTTGAAAATATGTCACCGCGAGACAAATCGATAAAAAATTCATAATACAGCATGACGCAggtttttatatattttgacCTCAGACAATTTGTGATAGTTATCATAGTTTTGACAAACTATGACCAACTGTTTCAGAAGACCAAGTATTCATCGTTGTCATTGTCATGGAACCATAGGCAGTAGAGGGGAGACTCTACTGTCTGTGATGAATCATGCCGCGGAAGACAACAACAGTGACTGcattaaaaattagaaaacaaACTTCAATTTCTTATCTCAAGATAAGCTCTTTCTGTGTGTATTCTCCGCATTACCGGTTTTAGCTTGCTGTATTGACTTCCCGATAGAATCTCCGATGTCAATAATGCATGttcaaatctgacttgaatttgTGCCTTAGTGGTAGACTAAAACACCTTACAAAAAGCTTTGAAAACGAATCTTTCTGCACAGAATACTTCTTCTACAATGTTTGGAGAGCTCAAAGTCAGAAAAACTGTAACAACTTTAAGCTCGGTTAtttaaccactcttttttgagaggggatttggccgagcggttcgaATACTGTCTGTTGCTTTTCTGCTAGGTGACTGAATGTCGTATGAATCCGTGACAAATCGCAGCCAACGTGTCTACAGTAACGAGATTTCAATACGCGaatttgaaaatagattttttgttgAGTTTTCTTATACGTTAAAatctattgaatattgaaatgtaCTAATATTTCTGTTTCCTACATTAAATATAAGCGTATGATTTTAGAAATAAGCATAACGGTCAGGACGGTTACGACCAGAGCACCAGAGCACACTGCACTTGCGCACGCTATACGCAAAGTGACACTGATATTGACATTCAAACTTAGCTATCACGGATTAAATCTCATTTGCATCAACAAGAGTACTAGTCATCAAGAATCTCCATGGAAAATGTCGTTATGAAATTATAACAACGTGAGACTTATGTTTAGGCTATTAACTTATTACGTGGTGGCTGATTTCTTAGAGAGGGATATAGAATCTCAATACAGTCACAGATACAGATTAATATTGATCTTCTTCAACTTTACTCTATCACATACAACTTCTAAATCATAAACGTTGATAGGCGATGCCAGCAGTATTTTCATGGCTGACAATGAATCCAAATCTTTGTCATACGAAAGAATGAAAGAATGTGATCGGTTTACGTAAAGGAGAGGAACTACAAATATGGTTAATCGATCAAATTACTTGACTAGCTTGAAATATTCCAGTTAGTGTACTTTGTTCTAAAAGCTAGTTTGAAAAAAAGGGAGGTTTCCAAAAGATCAATATATGAAACATTTGGGCATCGACAAGTGGGCAAAATGTAGGCAAAGGTACACAGTAAAAGATTTGTTTGCTATACCTGTATAACAACAGGGTTCATTTATTGTACGATGATAATTAGTGAGGAAAAGAAGTGAACGACAGTAGATGCTACTTTACTACAATATTTCACGAGCGAATGGATGGGCCTCGTCGTCTACACATAATTGATACGCTAACTTGATGAAAACAAACCTGTGTGAATAAAACGCATGCATCGGAAAAACAATCACTTCATATTTCCAAACCTAGTCTGAAATATAAGCATTACATCTCAATCATTAACTCTAGCCTATCAAGTTGCATGTACACTTTTAACGCCGTAAGACGTGTgctaattagaggttattacccaatatcgcctgttcctgtgtcgtatcagcatgagtgtcatttgtgctgcgtcagacacgagacgaactcgagtgtctgacgcagcacaaatgacacgaatgctaatacgacacaaggaacaggcgatattgggtaataacagatttatcatatacccacgcccataattttagggaagttttactaatagaacgaaaaaccttaaattgtgaggctttactttattacgccttgcgcataaatatcagaatgtttatgtgaacaggcttcattcataaagtatacgacgaagatgtcaacatcacgcgcgacatcgctgcaagtcgtccatatctcaatgaaacccaagaagaaataCACCGGGataatcgtcatacagaaggaacattttaagatgcaatatgctattacaactgtaaccgatcaaaaactgctcagttttaaatctatcctgatttcgatcgtcgtacggcacggagctcgcgcggagaggaaGTCAACAGTCGttgcgcgcgcgacatcgctgtcacgccacgcgctcactacctgttcggtggagaccgtgcacagtgccggcgccgtgcgaacggtaGAATgttttgctagaacttgaccaaaaaaatgccatgggaaaacatttcaagactcaacgtgatatttccgtattttgcaaccagaaatacccgtgttcctcgaagcccttcaagtttttacgtcggcgacatcgcttcgcaggcggggagcggcagccattttgttgtttacgttgtttaccaacaaactgctaatgtagttcgggaaaactcttaaactgatgacgttcatcgtgcatatctcgacgtttaccgtgaaatatcacggctgatattttacggtgaacgtcactaggatgtagcaatatgggcatgggtatatgataactCATTTTGCCGTATACTACTggaaagcactatggcataacATTAACAAAATTATCGTGAAAGTAAAGACAGCATGAACGAAGTAAACGTTTCAACAAATTTCCATTGATCATCACTTGACTTATAATTGGTAACTATATATATTGTTTACAACTAGAAAGCCTTTATCTTAGGTTGTAAACCGCACAAGCTACACAAAATCATATGGCTGCATTAGAAATACGCAAAATAACCCAGACCGTGCTCGGTTCTGTAATCCTCTTGTCTTTGGAAGACCGGATCTGAGGAATCGTAAAAGAGCACGCAGTGGCCATTTTCGGCGAGTGCTTCATATGGGCTGACAAACCCTTCCGGCTGGTTCTGCGGTATGCCACATTTCGCTCTCCCAGTTATGAAACAAGGACTTGCTTTGAGCATGGCAGAACATGTCAATGCATAACGACTTTTCAGATAATCGGACAGATACTCAGAGCAGTTTTTCTGAATGTAGAATTCGTCGCATGGGTCGTCGTAATCGACTTCTATGGTACCTAGAAGAGTTGgaaataaaatgtaatggtTAGAGTCAGCGTGTCATTCTTTCGAAAAAAAGCTAAAGCAGTTCACTTTATGCTTTTCCggtgcaaaacaaaaaaacaacaacaaaacaactcaATATTCAAAAAACATCAACAAATGTAGTTATATCTCAAGTTACGGCAGAATCAATGTTATTTtaactttgtaaaataaaattaaagctAGTCACTGCTGCTTCAATTGCCGATTGTCTTTTCGGTGTTTGACTCGTAAAAGGATGatcaaaaacattatttttggtTTGAGGAGTGAGTACTCACTTTCCGTGGCATCACAAAGCCCTAAGGCTCTCATTGTCGTAATTCCTGGTTCGATCATACCCAACCACTCAATGACAGTTAAATCCATCTCTTCTATATCTGTTGTATGGTCACAGTCAAGGTTTTCCAAGCAATCAACACGCCTCTGAAAATATCAAGTGTTTTATCGACTTCATCAGTAGCTTGCTTAGGTGTAACGTTTTCAGCTCATTACACTGTCAGTGCcacattttacaattattttcaaatacttATTGAATATTAACGATGtgactcaggttcaaaggtcaattttagcaatttttttttatttcaaatttcgaaccactgacacgtggtctttctttttgggaaaggtgttgggtcacatcgtaccgggaaattcctgaaatattactaaaatggcaaactatcagctacaccgtgtgccattatttcccttttgtcttaacggtcgcggattaccgaccacgatatctttgataaacacgcagagattatgtataggctttgcggtatagtgcgcatgcgctagcttcaacgttatgctcagcgttttgaactccgcatgCATCGGTAtacggcaaacacgtcgagcagaccaaagccggTGCTCGCGCTCCATtccgtcgaaaaagcaagcgaggtccacaaaagcggacctgaaaaagacggcaaagtgcgcaaaggtcgatttaaatgtaaaacagtccgactttggctcatactccctgcaataacgatcaagaatgcagtgaagagtcagatttggccgaggacgcagacgataacggagacaactatgaaagtatttgacacgctgcttttcgaacatattaggctatgCTGATGCATAccgagtccaaaaattagcctgagcgagatgaaacttctgttagttgcgataattttatcactcttgctgtacatgcttggtgttagtatcgtgttcttttaattatatttttaaactcgagttttctatcgtgcagtcttttcgtgtctgctgagaaaccttgaacaacaccgtacccgacaacaagtgacatttatgtcaaggagtttcccaagccagtgcaggagttcatacactcataatgtagattcacaagagcaagttcaccgatctgctaatttttcggaacgaaatgcaaatatttttttttatttcatgccttttctttctttaaatataacccaaaaattaaattacgtcaaacgtgaattgcgagggttcacaaatgattattgtgtgcgtgttgtctaaacttatcaattacccgcagactccacagctgctagctgaacctcaacactgaacgtaaaacaaacccggctcaacttctagaagtgccgaaactagcaatttttgctatatgaggtcagtcatcgaaagtttgactaaaagtaaaaatctccgaaataattatgtgtgctctggtattgcgcaagtcgagtgactccactgtagactagtcgatactctgtctctcggaacacgctgtcgatgacagcctgcactgtttacgctacggcgtgattattattagtttgataaaatcggtacaagaacacatataaataaagtttgaaaaaataacacgagtcaatctctcccgtcgtaacgaagggcgacaagtttgcagtgcggtgcaaaagctaagaaaatacgacagacattttatgttgtcaagagttacatgtgttcgtttcatcttgaggtaggaaaactagcaagtgacgtcccgttcgcacagtgtcggcgctaacatgaacttgacaatcacttttcacaaagaacatgcataaattgccgatcgcgagacaggaagtagacaacttgagtcaagaacaagtgaatgcccgacgcgatcgcgcgacgacagcacacaggtctcgatctgataaacttttttacacaagtttcgacgtcttcgtcttgactgtgaacactggtaaccagattgtaaccgttgagttaacagtatacagttaatatgctagttaaacgttccaaaatggattaaatcgctaagtagccctctgtgtttgttgtgtaaataccacccactgctggcactaagcatttgccagttcagtgtataatttctttctattttcacacgatctgcaatcctaaacatattcaaaattcccaaaactgactctaaataCTTCAACTTATTCCTGGTataagaaaattcgcagaaaatagtgcgcgagtcggacttcttggtcacaatgtgtgacgcataggtcgtttacacaaatcgtcgattttctcagttccgtttttggcagtgcgtacattattcaaataagtataagtcggcgaCGCCTAGACAGACttgcctgatttttcacctgtggacagtgaatgaatatatctgaaagaccgtgtctcagatttccgataaagggcctggaagtgaagatatcctgacaaacgtgaacaaaggccgataatttatgcaaaaaacgtcaagttgacactttgaaggcgcattgtgcgaaaacaaaagcgaatttcaaaaatcagggacacggttttttgccCGGTATACCCAGCCatcgattgccgtaaacagatcaccaaggccgattggagatttgtacttacactttttgagtaaaaaaactaaaaaacacgtgttttttagtaaaacagccgtatgcgcactgtttttgaaaaactaacaaattttctgaactcgtcggtgaccgagcagataaaaagTACCACATatcgggtgtgtgaccacgtcttctttgtgaaaatgaggattgaaaataagtgacaatgaaactGAGTCGCTACCTTAAGACATAGCAATAAGTGGACTTTTTATTGAGAATTCTGAAGGCCACGAGGAAAGCCCTCTCCTCCAAAGTTGTTACATCAATACCTTGCTGCCAGCATATCTCAGATACGATAAAAGCCTTTcttcaaataatttcatttcaaaagcaAAAAGTATGTGAACTACAGTACTATCTTTAAGAATgaatttaaaagtaaaaatagGTCACTCTTGGAGACCAAGAAATCACAGTGAACGAAGCGGAAATTGCGAAATAAAAAGTTTCTAGATCTTTCCGCGTATTCAGCCATTGCTGAACATGGATGTATGAAACCACCCAACCATTTTCCACAGTTTGGCCATTTTTACCAGCCTGCTTTACGACCTTATCATTCAATGTTATTCTATTAATTTTTGAATTAAATCATTTATTCAGGGAAAACAGCAATAGTGGGGTCATAATACTGGAACAGACAGAATGTTACCTGAACAAATTCGCAGTAGAGGATTGGCTTGTGCTCTTCAGACCAGTTGTCCGGGTTTCTAGTGTACTCGGTCAACATCCGTTCGCATCCTTCCAAATCGTCTTGGGTACATTGCTGTCGGGTGAACAAACATACCGATTTAAATACAGACAAGTGTACATTAGAGTGCAGATAACAAGTTAGTTGGATTCACCAACGATCACCTTTTCATCGGCTCTATTATACAACCAAAATATAGATATACATTTACAAGTGAAAAGGTTTCTGAGATATACCATGTTTATCTGAAACACAAAATTataatttccaaaaaaaaaaaggtttttATCTCACTGGCATAACATCGATCATTTACACCAATAACCAGACACACATTACAATATTACAGACTTTCGGTATATTTGCTTAGAGATGTTTTTCAATTGTTTCCTATCTTTTGCAATCATTTTAATTATGAAAGGTAATTAAGAGATCATGAAGTTGTTTGTAATCTGAAGATAAATTTTGTCCGATTaacataataaacgtattatatcTACGACGGCCCTTATGAGTTCATTAATCAATTTCGTACTAGTAAAAAGGGCAAATTACCATATAGGCACGTGCATGATGAGATAAAACTTTCTCATCAAAAAAGGGACTTTTTTATGTTTAAATGAGGATATTTAGACTTACTCTCTTTGCGTCAACCCCGACCTTGCAAAGGACTAGAAAAAAGGCGAATAATGCGACCTTCATAGTTGTCGTTTTGGATCCTTTTTAAATCTGCAAATGCAAAGGAATGCTTTGTTAATTGAGCGCAGCATGTGGAAAATATCAGTAATCTCGTCTACGTACTGATCTATATTAGGACAAGAGTCGCGTTGGTTTGTAGTGGTTAATTTGTTAGAGACTGGCGATTCGGCGCTCAGTTACAATATCGATAGCCGCTCCCTCCTCAGCACAGAGAATCAACTTCTCACGTGTAATACTTAAGTGTTTCCTCTTAAAGCGGCTTACAACATCGGAAATatgaaatcatttttatttcatatatcTTTCATATAAATACGGTTACAGTGTTATTTTAAACATTGATGATGTTGATATTAGGTCAGAGGTCAGTAGAGACGAGTCAGTGTCGGAGAGGTTAATGgtctttcatttttatattGATGGACGGTATAAAGATTCACCTAATTGTTTAAGATATATAAGTTTCCTATTGCATATATTGCATTAATTTGCCAAGCATACATTCTAGCAACCCTAGGAGAGACAACGTCTGCTTTCCTGCCATATAACAAAGTCACGAAACCTAATTCAAAATCAACTTTGCTAGTATCCTTACTTTGCCTTGATTAAACCATGACGACACTCACGTATTTTTTTTGGCCAATCGCTAATACTTCGCTGAGAAAACATACGAGTCTCAGTTACACACTTGCTTACATGGTTTACGGACACATCTATCTTCTCTCCCCATCCCTCCATCAATCCATCTGTCTATCCTACTCTACAGACACACACGATACCTATAGTACCACTGACTTCGTCAGCCGTGCTAAACactaattaaaattaaaatctttgaatCAAAATAGAAAAAACGGGGAGAACGCGAGATAAATTTTCTCATTGAGAATGAAGATGATCTGAATGTAACGGCGCACGGCGGCAAATCAAAGAGCTGTCATTTTCGGTTCCATTTTCATAAGTGTTGCACGAGATTTTCTTACGCGTAATGATATATGTACTTTAGACAAACCGTTAACATCGTATTCTTAGTTTGAAGATGTTGAAACTTGTAGCCCTATCCTTCTTTCATGACGATTCTATCAATTACTGCACGATACGGGATACGATTATTTTATGCGAATGGGATTTTTTGGTAGCGAAGGGTAGCGGAGGTAGCGGACCatgatttcaaagtttcatatatttttatcgACTTAGCAATTGTTTAAAAGTATAGTACTATGGGGAGTTACAGTACTTGTCCGTAGAGTAAAGCTGTACGCTAATCCTTTATATGAAAATGTTGATCAAAAATGGGTGCAGACGAAACAGAGTCTCACACATGTGCTATCATGTGTTTTGAATAGGATATGGCCCCGACACAAATAGGATTGCTAACGTTCGAGCAAGCGTACGTGTTTCACAAAACATAGACCTTTTTTCAAAGTCGTATTTGTAATATGCGCCACAAGAAAACCATGCATACCATAACTTTTTGAAAAGCTGACATGAAATTTTACCTCGTACCATTATGTTACCCACAACGCTTGGCAGagtgaaaaaagtgaaatagaTAACGCCATTGTGTACAAAATGGAACTGTCAATTATTTCAGCTATGTTAAAGACAAAAAACGTGTCGTTTTTGTGTCCCTTTTCAAATCctaattgaaaatttgatacgATCCAACCCATGCAGAGCAAAACTACGTTCATTGATCCACTCTCAAAAGTTCGAAGatacaaactgagaaaattaccgaTAACATAAATTGATAAATCTGTCTCTCCCGCGTCAAAAATGCCGGTCTGACAAAAAGGAAAACCAGAAAATCCAGATAATTAGTAAGTCTCAATAGACTCTGTCAACTATTTAATATAATCGTCGAGCTCTTGCCGCTACCTTAATTTAACGATTGCTTGGGGGTTCGCCGACCTGGAACTAAACTCAGCTTGGCCAACTATACTTCAAGAGAAGGCTGATTGTTTTCTCCGTTTAATTCTCTCTTTTTGCGCCAGAGTTTAAGAAAAGACTGATCAATAATGATCAAAAGTGAAGTTGGTGAAAAGTCTGGAATTCAGTGTTAATGATGGCATTGATTTCGGCACTTTAGTTAAGGGAATATCTACCGTGCATGAGATCGGGGACAAGCCTATATCACTGTACAGAGAAAAACTTGCTGAGGTCAGATTATCTTCATATTGCATGTTTGTTAAGCTGTTATAGCCAAAATGAATTGCAAACACTTACATCCGCCTTTGTTGAAGTCACTCCGCTTGGATCACGAGCTAAAATTTGCGCGGAAAACATAGTGCCGAACTAAACGGATTATTCGAAGACACTACGTGACCTCGCGCCGAGAAATCACTTGAATGCGATGCCATTAtacataaaaatacagattctGTACTTTACAGCTAATATTGAGGAGACAACTTTTGGGAAAGATCATTTTAACCTCGCAGTCAAGCACCTACATACATCTCTAAAAACCTTACTCAAAACATCGCTTTTGCGCAGTTTTCCTCTTCCGAGAAGTGAGAATAAATTTTATGAGTTTacaaaaactgattttgatgtcTGATGTATTTAGACCACTCCTACTTCATAATCCTGTTACACCTCCCACCCAACCCCACACCAACACCAGTAGTACAACCAGTAGAGGAATCAGGTCGTGGATTCCGAGGTCCGATTCCATGGTCCGATTCCGAAACTTTGGGCCATCATTGACTCTTTGCATAATGCAAAGCGGATATTCCAAGTTTAGTGTATTtctaattcatcaaaagttgtattttttaaaatttgccaaacTTTTGACCGCTAATTGAACGTTTGCCGGTTGAACAATCtgagattttttttcattttgctgaCGTTGACAGTTTTGCATGATGCCTGCCAATCATGACTTACGACTGTATTGGCTATGGAAATGACAGTGAATTTAttccaaaatgaaaacaaaaaatacatgtatcgcgcccaacatttgtaaaaaccaAAGTTTTGACGAACGATCACTTTTCATCAGTACGCGTTTGCCTTATTTGGTCAAATATGGACAAATTGAAACTAATATTCGCAAAAAGTTAAAATAGACAGAAATTGCCAGTTTTAACTCAACGCAACCTTGACAAACAATAGATAAGGAAGAAAAAAGCAAAAACGAGTATGTGTCCTTGATAGAACTAACGATTCGCATATCTAACAACAAAATACgaaagaacaatatttcaaaaacgaAGCCGTTACACATTTTAGTTCACTTACGTACACAAGTATGCTCTTCGTCCAACTTGTCCAAGTGCTGACAGGTTGTAACGTTGTCCGGTGTATGAAGTTTTCTGGTATGGTTTAGTCCTATTTATGTAAAATTTGCTTCtctaaatgtttatttttgacatgtttaaTATTAATCCCATTTATTCTTTGATTTACAGTAATTGTGTCTAAT is a window from the Ptychodera flava strain L36383 chromosome 11, AS_Pfla_20210202, whole genome shotgun sequence genome containing:
- the LOC139143883 gene encoding uncharacterized protein translates to MKVALFAFFLVLCKVGVDAKRQCTQDDLEGCERMLTEYTRNPDNWSEEHKPILYCEFVQRRVDCLENLDCDHTTDIEEMDLTVIEWLGMIEPGITTMRALGLCDATESTIEVDYDDPCDEFYIQKNCSEYLSDYLKSRYALTCSAMLKASPCFITGRAKCGIPQNQPEGFVSPYEALAENGHCVLFYDSSDPVFQRQEDYRTEHGLGYFAYF